In Helicobacter mastomyrinus, a single genomic region encodes these proteins:
- a CDS encoding mechanosensitive ion channel domain-containing protein, which translates to MKNNVGYIIVFLCCTAMWCSGANKGDSIRKEIQEIDKKLEQSHNTWFKYYVSLQNYNELTHEINALKNELESNASPSRSLRHRLETLERQQDLLKDYTKEPNRTLLEAKNIEGVPQITNPFLIFTGYSFMKNLQEQQDTFQANKESLEDLLEIVREKYALLLELSFVDKSLDVANAIVRTQTILEELEGTQRILETSIDIYVQEAESIHNKLKSQIKNQIVKIIYVGVAVVITILLAFLLKLTLRKYILDTNRIYTASKVINFLNITIVVLILLFSYMENVTYLVAIVGFASAGLAIAMKDLFMSVLGWFIIVLGGSVHVGDRVRVCKDNSVYVGDVLDISMLRITLFEDVTLTSYRENRRAGRIIFIPNNFIFSTMFANYTHGGLKTVWDGIDFSITFDSNYKKALKIATDIGRKYAKGYTEMVRQQVHRMRDKYSLRNPNLEVRSYCMIEPNGFRISLWYQTNAYATLALRSTISGEIIERILKEDDIHIAYPTSKVVATGSDGIGGEIKDRDTRAILGGGHIDS; encoded by the coding sequence ATGAAAAATAATGTTGGGTATATTATTGTATTTTTATGTTGTACAGCTATGTGGTGCAGTGGCGCAAATAAGGGAGATTCTATCCGTAAAGAGATACAAGAGATTGATAAAAAGCTTGAGCAAAGCCATAATACGTGGTTTAAATACTATGTGAGTTTGCAAAACTATAATGAGCTTACTCACGAAATCAATGCTCTTAAAAATGAATTAGAATCTAATGCGTCCCCATCACGTTCATTAAGACATCGTTTAGAGACATTAGAGCGACAGCAGGACTTGCTTAAGGACTATACCAAAGAGCCAAATAGGACGCTCTTAGAGGCAAAAAATATCGAGGGTGTGCCTCAAATCACCAATCCCTTTTTAATATTCACAGGCTATTCTTTTATGAAAAATTTGCAAGAGCAGCAAGATACATTTCAAGCAAATAAGGAAAGCCTAGAGGATCTCCTAGAAATCGTGCGGGAAAAATACGCCCTGCTTTTAGAGCTTAGTTTTGTAGATAAATCTCTTGATGTGGCAAATGCCATTGTCCGCACACAGACGATACTTGAAGAGCTTGAAGGCACACAGAGAATCTTGGAGACCTCCATAGATATTTATGTGCAGGAGGCTGAAAGTATCCATAATAAACTTAAAAGCCAAATCAAAAATCAAATTGTTAAGATTATCTATGTGGGCGTGGCGGTTGTTATCACGATTCTTCTAGCGTTTTTGCTTAAACTTACTTTGCGTAAATATATTTTAGATACCAATAGAATATACACGGCAAGTAAAGTGATTAACTTTTTAAACATCACCATTGTTGTGCTGATTTTGCTTTTTAGCTATATGGAGAATGTGACTTATCTCGTGGCGATTGTGGGGTTTGCTTCAGCGGGGCTTGCTATTGCGATGAAAGATTTGTTTATGAGTGTGCTGGGGTGGTTTATCATTGTTTTGGGCGGCAGTGTGCATGTGGGCGATAGGGTGCGCGTATGCAAGGATAATAGCGTATATGTGGGCGATGTGCTAGATATTTCTATGCTAAGAATTACGCTTTTTGAGGATGTAACCCTCACCAGTTATAGGGAAAATCGACGTGCAGGGCGGATTATTTTTATCCCTAATAATTTTATTTTTAGCACAATGTTTGCTAACTATACGCACGGCGGATTAAAGACAGTGTGGGATGGCATAGACTTTAGCATTACGTTTGATAGCAATTACAAAAAGGCATTAAAAATCGCCACCGACATAGGCAGAAAATATGCAAAAGGCTATACAGAGATGGTGCGTCAGCAGGTGCATCGTATGCGAGATAAATATTCTTTGCGTAATCCTAACTTAGAGGTGCGAAGCTATTGTATGATAGAGCCTAATGGATTTAGAATCTCCCTTTGGTATCAAACCAATGCCTATGCCACACTCGCCTTAAGAAGCACAATTTCTGGAGAGATTATCGAGCGTATTCTTAAGGAAGATGACATACATATCGCTTATCCCACAAGCAAGGTTGTTGCCACAGGAAGTGATGGCATAGGCGGCGAGATAAAAGATAGAGATACAAGGGCGATTCTTGGCGGTGGGCATATAGATTCTTAA
- a CDS encoding sodium-dependent transporter, producing the protein MNHFNKIGFIMATLGSSIGLGHIWRFPYMAGENGGGAFVIFYLILAISIGVSMLIAEMLLGNIARSNPLDNYVILDKLNALPPSQNHNEHNAVDSKDKSAKKSLMWLGINAISGPIVLSFYAVVMGWILYYLIFVSFTLPQNIDEAKAVFDNLRSQSLWWQSLCFFGIVIFSAFIVSRGIKSGIERLNLVLMPLLFVIFIALLIYAMNLEEFSQSWHFMFAFEPHKITFNTFVESLGQVFFSLSLGVGTIATYAANAQRNENLLKSSLWVVLSGIAISLIAGLMIFTFIYHFGGKPSEGVGLLLISLPLAFSSLGSSGAIIAALFFIAVLFAGLTSTISMLEPSVSILRDKYNFSQAKASYILSSGIFTLGFLVIMWNDASLSLPLIYGKSLFDILDLLTSSCLMPLGMLILLLFLGWHIKKSHLRVWTPYFSNALFYIWWWILRLIAPIIIIAILIS; encoded by the coding sequence ATGAATCACTTTAACAAAATCGGCTTTATTATGGCAACATTGGGCAGTTCTATTGGCTTAGGGCATATTTGGCGATTTCCCTATATGGCTGGGGAAAATGGCGGTGGAGCATTTGTGATATTCTACCTTATCCTTGCTATCAGCATTGGCGTATCTATGCTCATAGCTGAAATGCTACTTGGCAATATCGCACGTAGCAATCCTTTGGATAATTATGTCATTCTTGATAAGCTTAATGCCCTCCCTCCCTCACAAAACCATAATGAACATAATGCAGTAGATTCTAAAGATAAATCTGCTAAAAAATCACTTATGTGGCTTGGTATCAATGCTATATCTGGTCCTATCGTTTTAAGCTTCTATGCAGTAGTAATGGGTTGGATTCTGTATTATCTTATTTTTGTAAGCTTTACCTTGCCTCAAAATATTGATGAAGCAAAGGCTGTTTTTGATAATCTTCGCTCCCAATCCTTGTGGTGGCAGAGTCTGTGCTTTTTTGGCATTGTTATCTTTAGCGCATTCATTGTCTCACGCGGTATTAAAAGCGGTATTGAAAGGCTCAATCTCGTCCTTATGCCCTTGCTTTTTGTGATTTTTATCGCACTGCTTATTTATGCGATGAATTTAGAGGAGTTTTCGCAAAGTTGGCACTTTATGTTTGCCTTTGAGCCTCATAAGATTACCTTTAATACTTTTGTAGAATCTTTAGGGCAGGTATTTTTCTCCCTTTCGCTTGGTGTAGGCACGATAGCCACTTACGCAGCAAACGCTCAAAGAAATGAAAATCTCCTTAAAAGTAGCCTGTGGGTGGTTTTAAGCGGTATTGCCATATCGCTTATAGCAGGATTGATGATTTTTACCTTTATTTATCATTTTGGAGGCAAGCCAAGTGAGGGCGTAGGACTTTTACTTATCTCGCTTCCTCTAGCCTTTTCATCACTAGGGAGTAGCGGGGCGATTATTGCTGCATTATTTTTTATAGCTGTGCTTTTTGCAGGATTAACCTCTACGATTTCTATGCTTGAGCCGAGCGTAAGTATTTTACGTGATAAATACAATTTCTCACAAGCTAAAGCCTCATATATCTTAAGTAGCGGGATTTTTACCTTAGGATTCCTAGTGATTATGTGGAATGACGCCTCCTTATCCCTGCCTCTTATATACGGTAAATCCCTCTTTGATATACTGGATTTGCTTACCTCATCGTGTCTTATGCCTTTGGGTATGCTTATTTTACTGCTCTTTTTGGGTTGGCATATTAAAAAATCTCATCTACGTGTATGGACACCCTATTTTTCTAATGCACTCTTTTATATTTGGTGGTGGATACTGCGTCTTATTGCCCCAATCATCATTATAGCCATACTCATCTCATAA
- the aroB gene encoding 3-dehydroquinate synthase codes for MSETIHIKTPDSQYPIHIGALPHIEYSHKVLIVSNPKVAGLYLSHILAHIKAPEVYVCIVPDGEQYKNMQSVEYILECAFSHRLDRKSLMIALGGGVIGDMVGFVSGIYQRGIDFIQIPTTLLAQVDASVGGKTGINNVFGKNLIGIFHQPKAVYIDPAMLKTLSTREFGAGVAEIIKMAVCFDKTFFDTLLKSPLTLTDSASLIYAIAQSVKTKAQVVNADEKERGIRAALNYGHTFGHVVENLTHYKAFLHGEAVSIGMCMANALACELGMLTPKECKSIENLLQSYHLPTRFAFKDVNDFYEKFYLDKKSTDSKIMFVLPCGIGNVRMREDVPKEVVLKVLRAVGECDEK; via the coding sequence ATGAGTGAAACTATACATATTAAAACCCCAGATTCACAATATCCTATACATATTGGCGCATTACCCCACATCGAGTATTCCCATAAGGTGCTTATCGTATCTAATCCAAAAGTCGCAGGGTTGTATCTCTCGCACATTTTGGCACATATCAAAGCCCCTGAAGTGTATGTGTGTATTGTCCCTGATGGGGAGCAGTATAAGAATATGCAAAGTGTGGAATATATCCTTGAGTGCGCCTTTTCTCATCGATTAGATAGAAAATCGCTAATGATAGCTCTAGGTGGCGGCGTCATAGGCGATATGGTGGGCTTTGTGAGCGGTATTTATCAGCGAGGGATAGATTTTATCCAGATTCCCACTACACTTTTAGCACAAGTTGATGCTTCTGTTGGTGGTAAAACAGGTATTAATAATGTTTTTGGTAAGAATCTTATCGGAATTTTTCATCAGCCAAAGGCTGTATATATTGATCCTGCTATGTTAAAAACACTTAGCACAAGAGAGTTTGGCGCAGGTGTGGCAGAGATTATCAAAATGGCAGTGTGCTTTGATAAAACATTTTTTGATACCCTGCTTAAAAGTCCTCTTACCCTAACAGATAGCGCTTCACTCATTTATGCCATTGCACAGAGTGTGAAGACTAAAGCGCAAGTGGTGAATGCCGATGAAAAGGAGAGAGGTATTCGTGCAGCACTCAATTACGGACATACGTTTGGACACGTGGTTGAAAACCTCACACATTATAAGGCATTTTTGCACGGAGAGGCAGTAAGTATAGGTATGTGTATGGCAAATGCCCTTGCCTGCGAGCTAGGAATGCTTACTCCCAAAGAATGTAAAAGTATAGAGAATCTACTGCAAAGCTATCATTTGCCTACACGTTTTGCGTTTAAAGATGTCAATGATTTTTATGAGAAATTTTATTTAGATAAAAAAAGCACAGATTCTAAGATTATGTTTGTATTGCCCTGTGGGATTGGCAATGTGAGAATGCGCGAAGATGTGCCAAAAGAAGTGGTGCTCAAAGTGTTAAGGGCAGTGGGTGAATGCGATGAAAAATAA
- a CDS encoding HP0495 family protein has translation MNLDIQKPHIVYPCKWEYRVIGTDEEVLRKLIFDIMPREYDITLGKHSSKGHFVSLYVSLEVQNEEERNAIFAALQVSSCVKMVL, from the coding sequence ATGAATCTTGATATACAAAAGCCTCATATTGTGTATCCTTGCAAATGGGAATATCGCGTGATAGGGACAGATGAGGAGGTATTACGGAAGTTGATTTTTGATATTATGCCTAGAGAATATGATATAACACTAGGCAAACATTCTTCAAAGGGGCATTTTGTAAGCTTATATGTAAGCCTAGAAGTGCAGAATGAAGAGGAGAGAAATGCAATATTTGCTGCTTTGCAAGTAAGTAGCTGTGTCAAAATGGTTTTATAG
- a CDS encoding MqnA/MqnD/SBP family protein: MRFGKIAYLNLLPFDVFIKKYPLPLYFKAFLEHRKSYPARLNKDFLYKRIDAGFISSIAGYESVRQGRATKAGIVAKGAVWSVLVLPKQSKDDYQSASSNALAKVMGIKGEVLIGDRALKYKLSGAKAIDLGQKWWEKHHLGFSFGRLCFNRYGRFYRHLAESFVNKPVKIPYYILQARSKQSAIAPKDILMYLTHIHYRIDKKEEMALSRFYAQMRLKRIKKPMRF, from the coding sequence ATGCGCTTTGGAAAGATTGCCTATTTAAATCTTTTGCCTTTTGATGTATTTATTAAGAAATATCCTTTGCCTCTATATTTTAAAGCCTTTTTAGAGCATAGAAAGTCATATCCCGCAAGACTTAATAAAGATTTTTTATATAAACGTATCGATGCCGGATTTATCTCTTCTATTGCTGGGTATGAGAGCGTGCGTCAAGGTAGGGCGACAAAGGCGGGGATTGTGGCAAAGGGCGCTGTGTGGAGTGTGCTAGTGCTGCCAAAGCAAAGCAAAGATGACTATCAATCCGCCTCCTCTAATGCCTTGGCAAAGGTAATGGGGATTAAAGGAGAGGTGCTTATTGGTGATAGGGCGTTAAAATACAAGTTGAGTGGGGCTAAAGCTATTGATTTGGGGCAGAAATGGTGGGAGAAACATCATCTAGGATTTAGCTTTGGACGATTATGCTTTAATCGCTATGGGCGTTTTTATAGACATTTAGCAGAGAGTTTTGTAAATAAACCTGTGAAGATTCCCTATTATATTTTACAAGCAAGGAGTAAGCAAAGTGCTATCGCTCCAAAGGATATTCTTATGTATTTAACACATATCCATTATCGCATAGATAAAAAAGAGGAGATGGCTTTAAGTAGATTCTATGCACAAATGAGATTAAAACGCATTAAAAAGCCTATGCGTTTTTAA
- a CDS encoding acyl-CoA thioesterase produces MKAYRVRVYFEDTDCGGIVYHTNYLKYCERARSELFFAQSMQPFMDKSGFVLKNMQADFVSSAYLGDILEVRSTLLECKNVSVIIAQDIYRIYDALTQKNDEKLIFKAQISLAFVDVALAKPCKIPPYMREILLTLGKNNES; encoded by the coding sequence GTGAAAGCCTATCGAGTGAGAGTGTATTTTGAGGATACTGATTGTGGGGGGATTGTCTATCATACTAATTATTTGAAATATTGCGAACGTGCCAGAAGTGAGCTATTTTTTGCTCAATCTATGCAGCCATTTATGGATAAAAGTGGCTTTGTGCTAAAAAATATGCAAGCTGATTTTGTCTCAAGTGCGTATTTAGGGGATATACTTGAGGTTCGAAGTACACTGCTTGAGTGCAAAAATGTCTCTGTTATCATCGCCCAAGATATATATAGAATCTATGATGCCCTCACTCAAAAAAATGATGAAAAGCTTATCTTTAAGGCGCAAATTAGCCTTGCATTTGTTGATGTAGCACTTGCTAAACCTTGCAAAATTCCTCCATATATGCGGGAGATTCTACTCACTTTAGGGAAAAATAATGAATCTTGA
- the yedF gene encoding sulfurtransferase-like selenium metabolism protein YedF, with translation MNITYTLNLQGEACPYPAIATLDGLPQLKSGEILEVLCDCPQSINSIPNDAISRGFEVLEVQQDGPSLRFVIKKP, from the coding sequence ATGAATATAACTTATACACTTAATCTTCAGGGGGAAGCTTGTCCTTACCCTGCTATTGCCACACTTGATGGACTTCCACAGCTTAAAAGTGGCGAGATTCTAGAAGTGCTTTGCGATTGCCCTCAAAGTATTAATTCAATCCCTAATGACGCAATTTCAAGGGGATTTGAGGTGCTTGAAGTGCAGCAAGATGGTCCTTCCTTACGCTTTGTGATTAAAAAACCTTAA
- the yedE gene encoding selenium metabolism membrane protein YedE/FdhT, protein MQELYRQFFVHFWHMGRGMIILGILSAVYFGIFGGVWAVTGEMTRWGGEFLELFGMDLSPYSYYTKQNLNGTPLTRTDGLMLIGMFIGALVAALWANKVKFRLPASGIRIFQAIVGGMLAGFGARLAFGCNLANFFTGLPYFSVHTWVFTIFMVLGIYIGVKVCNMRFFKPKAILQKVDKPNCTLEVDSARSKRHFALGSIIFALFVGWFIYLVLTSPSLDVKVKQSLLSVALVFGFMFGFIISRAQICFTSCFRDLFLFGRSVAIQGAVLGMIIASLIAFGFMLYGHQTKVIDISFGVMLGAFLFGFGIVFAGGCECGWAYRAMEGQTHFMIVGVANIIGTMLLALSYDYFPQSFVEGAKISLLYDVGFLGGFGISLMLFLLMLALVFLYKYHFFKHIYKGQL, encoded by the coding sequence TTGCAGGAATTGTATAGGCAATTTTTTGTGCATTTTTGGCATATGGGTAGGGGTATGATTATCTTAGGTATTTTAAGTGCAGTATATTTTGGTATATTTGGTGGTGTGTGGGCTGTAACAGGCGAGATGACACGATGGGGCGGAGAGTTTTTAGAACTCTTTGGAATGGATTTAAGCCCATATAGCTATTATACAAAACAAAATCTCAATGGCACTCCTCTTACGCGCACCGATGGGCTTATGCTTATTGGTATGTTTATAGGGGCATTGGTAGCTGCCTTGTGGGCAAACAAAGTAAAATTTCGCCTCCCCGCAAGTGGGATTAGAATCTTTCAAGCCATAGTTGGCGGTATGCTTGCTGGCTTTGGGGCACGACTAGCTTTTGGGTGTAATTTGGCAAACTTTTTCACAGGACTGCCTTATTTCTCGGTGCATACATGGGTTTTTACCATTTTTATGGTGCTTGGAATCTATATTGGTGTAAAAGTATGCAATATGCGATTTTTTAAGCCCAAAGCCATTCTGCAAAAAGTAGATAAGCCAAACTGCACCCTTGAAGTTGATAGCGCGCGTTCAAAACGGCATTTTGCCTTGGGGAGCATTATTTTTGCGCTCTTTGTGGGCTGGTTTATCTATCTTGTGCTAACATCGCCCAGCCTTGATGTAAAGGTTAAGCAAAGTTTGCTCTCTGTTGCTTTGGTCTTTGGCTTTATGTTTGGATTTATCATCTCACGCGCTCAAATATGCTTCACTTCGTGCTTTAGAGATTTGTTTTTATTTGGACGCTCTGTTGCCATACAGGGGGCTGTCTTGGGTATGATTATTGCCTCACTTATTGCTTTTGGTTTTATGCTCTATGGACATCAAACAAAGGTTATAGACATAAGCTTTGGTGTGATGTTAGGGGCATTTCTCTTTGGCTTTGGTATTGTATTTGCAGGGGGTTGTGAATGTGGCTGGGCGTATCGAGCTATGGAGGGGCAAACCCACTTTATGATTGTGGGGGTCGCTAATATTATTGGCACAATGCTTTTAGCTCTAAGCTATGATTATTTCCCTCAAAGTTTTGTTGAAGGGGCAAAAATCAGTCTTTTATATGATGTGGGTTTTCTTGGCGGATTTGGCATAAGCCTTATGCTGTTTTTACTTATGCTTGCGCTTGTATTTCTCTACAAATATCACTTTTTCAAACACATTTATAAGGGGCAACTATGA
- a CDS encoding COG3400 family protein, protein MKKTLIIAQGSIAKIFLDTILDKYFSNDYYIVIAKDMCFIPDKVPSSFEFHHFDYTSPYRVAQVINEDIHSIFLVLDDEGEIIATYKMLRALNKKAHIVMALKTQKQTEQMQNDTNLVVLDEDLIVSNKFIERLPNVPLIPRSFGLGQGEIMEVSVPSGSIFTYRHIGSIQQKKWRIVGIYRRGELLLSSHSLVIQPNDSLLIAGDPKVLNDVYMQIKSDVGQFPAPFGRDIFLYVDMSLSSEHRIYNDVQDALFLNKNLKNNKLFIYILNPSNLAFIDMIKALESKSVQVRVDYSNASFEERIIQDAQKRFGLVIVNQDIFASRKNRKALFDLSIPVLKTGWEHIEECKKSFVILSENMGDSENVASVVFDISKQLRLDIDVYDYDTDAAYHNEIVQRYEELSRIFERKMNTIQTDSKNPILYLQDSFMSYLSFVPFERGISRTKTFSFLSTDVHKIASMNSKNPQVFIPLPKERK, encoded by the coding sequence GTGAAAAAGACGCTTATTATCGCACAAGGCAGTATTGCAAAGATTTTCCTTGATACGATTTTAGACAAATATTTTAGCAATGATTATTACATTGTCATCGCTAAAGATATGTGTTTTATCCCTGATAAAGTGCCTAGTTCCTTTGAATTTCATCATTTTGATTATACTTCGCCTTATAGAGTGGCACAAGTCATTAATGAGGATATTCATAGCATATTTTTAGTGCTTGATGATGAGGGAGAAATCATCGCTACTTATAAAATGCTACGCGCACTCAATAAAAAAGCACATATTGTAATGGCGTTAAAGACGCAAAAGCAAACTGAGCAAATGCAAAATGATACCAATTTAGTAGTGCTTGATGAAGACCTTATCGTCTCTAATAAATTTATTGAGCGATTGCCTAATGTCCCGCTTATTCCGCGTAGCTTTGGTTTAGGGCAGGGTGAGATTATGGAAGTGAGTGTGCCAAGCGGGAGTATTTTCACTTATCGGCATATTGGCTCGATTCAACAAAAGAAATGGCGGATTGTAGGGATTTATAGGCGAGGAGAATTGCTTTTGAGCTCGCATTCTTTGGTGATTCAGCCTAATGATAGTTTGCTTATCGCCGGAGACCCTAAGGTGCTTAATGATGTATATATGCAAATAAAAAGTGATGTTGGGCAGTTCCCCGCACCTTTTGGGCGAGATATTTTTCTCTATGTGGATATGTCGCTTTCAAGTGAGCATAGAATCTATAATGATGTGCAAGATGCGCTTTTTTTGAACAAGAATCTCAAAAATAATAAGCTTTTTATTTATATTCTTAATCCTTCAAACCTTGCTTTTATTGATATGATAAAAGCTTTAGAATCTAAAAGTGTGCAAGTAAGGGTGGATTATAGTAATGCAAGTTTTGAAGAAAGAATCATTCAAGATGCACAAAAACGTTTTGGGCTTGTCATTGTGAATCAAGATATTTTTGCTTCACGTAAAAATCGCAAGGCGCTTTTTGATCTCTCTATTCCTGTGCTTAAAACAGGCTGGGAGCATATTGAAGAGTGCAAAAAGAGTTTTGTGATATTAAGCGAAAATATGGGCGATAGCGAGAATGTCGCTTCTGTGGTATTTGATATATCAAAGCAGTTGCGTTTAGATATAGATGTGTATGATTATGATACAGATGCTGCCTATCATAATGAAATCGTGCAGCGATATGAGGAGCTTTCACGCATTTTTGAGCGTAAAATGAATACGATACAAACAGATTCTAAAAATCCTATTTTATACTTACAAGATAGCTTTATGTCTTATTTATCTTTTGTGCCTTTTGAACGCGGTATCTCACGGACAAAAACATTTTCATTTCTTTCTACTGATGTGCATAAAATCGCTTCTATGAATAGCAAGAATCCCCAAGTTTTTATTCCATTGCCAAAGGAACGCAAATAA